From Quadrisphaera sp. DSM 44207, the proteins below share one genomic window:
- a CDS encoding DUF1810 domain-containing protein has translation MTDPFDLQRFVDAQELDGTYERALRELRAGRKESHWMWFVLPQVAGLGRSPTAQRYAISGLEEARAYAAHPVLGPRLVRAARALADLPGADAAAVLGPVDASKLRSSTTLFARAVPHEPVFAEVLVKYFAGQEDEATTSRL, from the coding sequence GTGACCGACCCCTTCGACCTGCAGCGCTTCGTCGACGCGCAGGAGCTCGACGGCACCTACGAGCGGGCGCTGCGCGAGCTGCGGGCCGGCCGCAAGGAGAGCCACTGGATGTGGTTCGTCCTCCCCCAGGTCGCCGGCCTGGGCCGCAGCCCCACGGCTCAGCGGTACGCGATCTCCGGCCTGGAGGAGGCCCGCGCCTACGCCGCGCACCCGGTGCTGGGCCCGCGCCTGGTCCGGGCCGCCCGCGCCCTGGCCGACCTGCCCGGCGCCGACGCCGCCGCGGTGCTCGGCCCGGTCGACGCGTCGAAGCTGCGCTCGTCCACGACCCTGTTCGCCCGCGCCGTCCCGCACGAGCCGGTCTTCGCCGAGGTGCTGGTCAAGTACTTCGCCGGCCAGGAGGACGAGGCCACGACGAGCCGGCTGTGA